The following coding sequences lie in one Aspergillus puulaauensis MK2 DNA, chromosome 3, nearly complete sequence genomic window:
- the RPB2 gene encoding DNA-directed RNA polymerase II subunit RPB2 (COG:K;~EggNog:ENOG410PIQ7;~InterPro:IPR007120,IPR007121,IPR037034,IPR037033, IPR015712,IPR014724,IPR007642,IPR007641,IPR007647, IPR007646,IPR007645,IPR007644;~PFAM:PF04561,PF00562,PF04567,PF04566,PF04563, PF04565,PF04560;~go_function: GO:0003677 - DNA binding [Evidence IEA];~go_function: GO:0003899 - DNA-directed 5'-3' RNA polymerase activity [Evidence IEA];~go_function: GO:0032549 - ribonucleoside binding [Evidence IEA];~go_process: GO:0006351 - transcription, DNA-templated [Evidence IEA]): MADYGDAYDEEYYDDMEEGITSEDCWTVISSFFDSKGLVSQQLDSFDEFISSTMQELVEEQGQVTLDQTLPPSEDEIDPVVVRRYELKFGTVMLSRPSVTEGDGATTIMLPQEARLRNLTYASPLYLGITKKIMEGRERLVADRDDDDVMDSNEDRKAAGTYLQWEQKELSADQAKEETVFIGKMPIMLKSKYCILKDLSEQALYNWNECPYDSGGYFIINGSEKVLIAQERSAGNTVQVFKKAPPSPTPYVAEIRSAVEKGSRLLSQLALKLFARGDSAKGGFGPTIRSTLPYVKTDIPIVVVFRALGVVSDEDILNHICYDRNDTPMLEMLKPCIEEGFVIQDREVALDFIAKRGSSQSSMNHERRVRYAREIMQKELLPHISQSEGSETRKAFFLGYMVHRLLQCALGRRDVDDRDHFGKKRLDLAGPLLANLFRVLFTRVTRDLQRYVQRCVETNREIYLNIGIKASTLSGGLKYALATGNWGEQKKAASAKAGVSQVLSRYTYASTLSHLRRTNTPIGRDGKIAKPRQLHNTHWGLVCPAETPEGQACGLVKNLALMCYITVGTPSEPIIDFMIQRNMEVLEEFEPQVTPNATKVFVNGVWVGVHRDPAHLVNTMLSLRRRNMISHEVSLIRDIREREFKIFTDAGRVCRPLYVIDNDPKSENCGSLVLNKEHIRKLEQDKELPPDMDPEDRREQYFGWDGLVKSGVVEYVDAEEEETIMIVMTPEDLEISKQLQAGYALPEEEHDINKRVRSVLSQRAHTWTHCEIHPSMILGVCASIIPFPDHNQSPRNTYQSAMGKQAMGVFLTNFDQRMETMANILYYPQKPLATTRSMEFLRFRELPAGQNAIVAIACYSGYNQEDSVIMNQSSIDRGLFRSLFYRTYTDSEKMVGLTVVERFEKPMRSDTIGMRKGTYDKLDEDGIIAPGVRVSGEDIIIGKTAPLAPDAEELGQRTKAHTKLDVSTPLRSTENGIVDQVLVSTSNDDLKFVKVRMRTTKVPQIGDKFASRHGQKGTIGITYRQEDMPFTREGVTPDLIINPHAIPSRMTIAHLIECQLSKVSSLRGFEGDATPFTDVTVDSISRLLREHGYQSRGFEVMYNGHTGRKLVAQVFLGPTYYQRLRHMVDDKIHARARGPTQILTRQPVEGRARDGGLRFGEMERDCMIAHGASAFLKERLFDVSDPFRVHICDDCGLMTPIAKLKKGLFECRLCNNKHRISQVHIPYAAKLLFQELAAMNISARMFTNRSGVSVR; the protein is encoded by the exons atggccgaCTATGGCGATGCCTACGATGAGGAGTATTACGATGAtatggaggaggggattACGTCGGAGGATTGTTGGACAGTGATTTCGTCTTTCTTCGATAGCAAGGGCCTTGTCTCCCAGCAGCTTGACTCCTTCGATGAGTTCATTTCGTCAACGATGCAGGAGTTAGTGGAAGAGCAAGGTCAAGTGACTCTTGATCAGACCCTCCCTCCTAGCGAAGATGAAATCGATCCCGTCGTTGTCCGCCGATACGAGTTGAAGTTCGGGACCGTCATGCTTTCGAGGCCATCAGTCACCGAAGGTGATGGTGCGACCACGATTATGTTGCCCCAAGAGGCTCGTCTTCGTAACCTCACCTACGCCAGTCCTTTGTATCTCGGAATTACAAAGAAGATTATGGAAGGACGAGAACGCCTAGTGGCTGAccgcgacgatgatgatgtgatGGATTCCAACGAAGATCGGAAGGCAGCGGGGACTTACCTTCAATGGGAACAGAAGGAATTGTCTGCAGACCAGGCCAAGGAAGAAACCGTCTTCATTGGAAAGATGCCGATTATGCTCAAGTCCAAATATTGTATTCTCAAGGATCTGAGCGAACAGGCTCTTTACAACTGGAACGAGTGCCCTTACGACTCGGGCGGTTATTTCATCATCAACGGAAGTGAAAAGGTTTTGATCGCTCAGGAGCGCAGTGCCGGAAATACTGTTCAGGTCTTCAAGAAGGCTCCACCAAGTCCAACACCGTATGTTGCCGAAATTCGCAGTGCCGTCGAGAAGGGTTCAAGGTTGCTCTCGCAGTTGGCTCTCAAGCTTTTTGCCAGAGGTGACAGTGCCAAAGGAGGCTTCGGTCCTACCATTCGGTCGACGCTCCCCTACGTCAAGACCGATATTCCTATCGTCGTTGTTTTCCGTGCGCTTGGTGTAGTGTCTGACGAAGATATCCTCAATCATATTTGCTACGACCGAAATGATACCCCtatgctggagatgctgaAACCCTGTATTGAAGAGGGTTTCGTCATTCAGGACCGAGAGGTCGCGTTGGATTTCATTGCCAAACGTGGTTCTTCCCAGTCCAGCATGAACCATGAACGTCGTGTCAGATACGCTCGGGAAATTATGCAGAAGGAATTGTTGCCTCACATTTCCCAAAGCGAGGGCAGTGAAACCAGAAAGGCATTTTTCCTGGGTTATATGGTGCACAGACTTCTTCAGTGCGCTCTTGGACGTCGCGACGTCGATGACCGTGATCACTTTGGAAAGAAGCGTCTTGACCTTGCTGGCCCACTGCTTGCCAACCTCTTCCGAGTGTTGTTCACCAGGGTTACCCGTGACCTTCAGCGTTACGTACAAAGGTGTGTGGAAACCAACCGAGAGATTTACCTCAACATTGGTATCAAGGCCAGCACCTTGAGCGGTGGTTTGAAGTATGCTCTCGCTACTGGTAACTGGGGAGAACAGAAGAAGGCAGCCAGCGCCAAGGCTGGTGTGTCGCAAGTGCTCAGTCGCTACACATATGCATCTACATTGTCACATCTTCGGCGAACAAACACGCCCATCGGTCGTGATGGAAAGATTGCCAAACCTCGACAGCTGCACAACACTCACTGGGGTCTGGTGTGTCCGGCAGAGACTCCTGAAGGTCAAGCTTGTGGTTTGGTCAAGAACTTGGCGCTCATGTGCTACATCACAGTCGGTACACCCAGCGAGCCTATCATCGATTTCATGATCCAGCGAAACATGGAAGTTCTTGAGGAGTTTGAACCTCAAGTAACGCCGAACGCCACTAAGGTCTTTGTGAACGGTGTCTGGGTTGGTGTTCATCGGGATCCTGCTCACCTTGTCAACACCATGCTTTCCCTACGTCGGCGGAACATGATTTCCCACGAAGTCAGTCTTATTCGAGACATTCGTGAGCGAGAGTTCAAGATCTTTACCGATGCCGGTCGTGTCTGTCGGCCACTTTACGTCATCGACAACGATCCCAAGAGTGAAAACTGCGGTAGTCTAGTCTTGAACAAGGAGCACATCCGCAAGCTGGAGCAAGACAAGGAACTCCCGCCAGACATGGATCCAGAAGATCGCCGGGAGCAATACTTCGGATGGGACGGTTTAGTGAAGTCAGGTGTTGTTGAGTATGtggatgccgaagaagaagaaacaatcaTGATCGTTATGACACCAGAGGATCTGGAAATTTCGAAGCAACTCCAGGCAGGGTACGCCTTACCCGAAGAGGAGCACGATATTAATAAACGCGTGCGGTCGGTTCTCAGCCAAAGGGCACATACCTGGACGCACTGCGAAATTCACCCCAGTATGATTCTTGGTGTCTGCGCCAGTATCATTCCTTTCCCCGATCACAACCAGTCCCCTCGTAACACCTATCAATCTGCTATGGGTAAGCAGGCTATGGGTGTGTTCCTGACCAATTTCGACCAACGCATGGAGACCATGGCGAATATCCTCTACTATCCGCAGAAGCCGCTAGCAACGACACGATCCATGGAGTTCTTGCGTTTCCGTGAACTTCCTGCTGGTCAGAATGCTATCGTGGCTATTGCGTGCTACTCAGGATACAACCAGGAAGATTCGGTTATCATGAACCAGAGCAGTATCGATCGTGGCCTATTCCGCAGTCTTTTCTACCGTACATACACAGACAGCGAGAAGATGGTAGGGTTGACAGTTGTTGAACGGTTCGAGAAGCCGATGCGGTCAGACACGATTGGCATGCGGAAGGGAACCTATGATAAGCTGGACGAAGACGGCATTATCGCCCCTGGAGTGCGTGTTTCTGGTGAGGACATCATCATCGGAAAGACTGCACCACTAGCTCCAGATGCAGAGGAATTGGGTCAACGTACCAAGGCTCACACCAAGCTGGATGTTTCGACACCGCTCCGTAGCACGGAAAATGGTATCGTCGATCAAGTCTTGGTGTCCACCAGCAACGATGACCTAAAATTCGTCAAGGTCCGCATGAGAACGACCAAGGTACCGCAGATTGGAGATAAGTTTGCCTCTCGTCACGGTCAGAAGGGTACAATCGGTATCACATACCGACAAGAAGATATGCCGTTCACTCGCGAGGGTGTTACGCCAGATCTAATCATTAACCCGCACGCCATTCCCTCTCGTATGACCATTGCTCACTTGATCGAGTGTCAGCTCAGCAAGGTCTCTTCGCTGCGTGGATTCGAAGGTGATGCCACTCCGTTTACCGATGTCACTGTTGACTCGATCTcgcgtcttcttcgcgagCACGGTTACCAGTCACGTGGATTTGAAGTGATGTACAACGGCCACACTGGCCGCAAACTAGTAGCGCAGGTCTTCCTGGGGCCGACCTACTACCAGCGTCTGCGACACATGGTGGACGACAAGATTCACGCGCGTGCGCGTGGCCCAACGCAGATTCTGACCCGCCAACCTGTGGAAGGTCGTGCTCGCGACGGTGGTCTTCGATTCGGAGAGATGGAACGTGACTGTATGATTGCGCACGGAGCGAGTGCGTTCCTGAAGGAGCGATTGTTCGACGTGTCCGACCCGTTCCGAGTCCACATCTGCGATGACTGCGGGCTGATGACCCCGATAGC GAAACTGAAGAAGGGACTCTTCGAGTGTCGACTCTGCAACAACAAGCACCGAATCTCTCAGGTGCATATTCCGTATGCAGCCAAGCTTCTGTTCCAAGAATTAGCGGCGATGAATATCTCGGCTCGAATGTTCACCAATCGGTCCGGCGTGTCCGTGCGGTGA